The Ricinus communis isolate WT05 ecotype wild-type chromosome 8, ASM1957865v1, whole genome shotgun sequence sequence AGCAACAGAGAACAATGAAACAATGAGTGGGCCACTGGTGGTGGGTGGTGGAGTAGCAAAGCCTTTTGGCCGGAAAGCTGATGTCATGCACGTAATACTTAGGCTGCTATGCACAATAACCTCTGTAACGGCAGTTTCTTTCATGGTCACAGCTCATCAGTCTAGCACTGTCTCGATTTATGGTTTTATGCTTCCCGTTCGCTCTAAGTGGTCTTTCTCTCACTCTTTTGAGTAAGTCAAATGATGATCGTGGccatttgtttattttttattgtttggttGCTGAGAAAGTtatgaaaactaaagaaaatgaaaaactcTTTTGTGGGTTTTGTTTTGAAGGATTGAAATAATGGAATGAGGCTAAAGTTTTTagctttctttcattttccttcattttcttAGTAACCAAACAGTTTGCCAGTTCTTCTATGATACTTTTAATTGTCTACAATGTCCTTAATTATTGGTCTGAATTACTGTGAATTGACCGACAAAATCGGTGTCCTGCCTTTGCTTATTTTGTCCTGTTATGAGAAAGATATTGATTCTGATGAAGTTGTTGACGAAATTGCCCTCGTTTTTGTTTCTTCTGTgagtaaaaaaaaacaagtttttgGTTCTTCCATAGCATTTGAATGAACAGAATCAAACCCGTgagtttcttatatttaaatttttcttttttatttagtttagaaTATTGGGTTCATGGAATTTTGGAAGTTTTCAGTGACAATGATGTTGAAATGAGTATGTATCATTACTATGATAGGATGGTTTAACAACATATTTCTTGAAGCataaaatttactaattttagaTATAGTTGATTGCACAAGAAATAACTATATGGTTGGTGAAATTGAGTGGTTTcagattcaaataaaaaggtAGTTAGACGGCTTGTTCGGATGATTAGTGGTTGTTGATTCAGATATTTGGTGCTGTGCAGGTATTTAGTTGGAGTATCAGCTGCTGTTGCTGCACACTCCTTGCTGCAACTGTTAATTAGCATGTCAAGATTGCTCAGGAAATCTCCAGTGATTCCATCAAGAAGTCATGCATGGCTTATTTTCGCAGGAGATCAGGTACTGTACTCTTATTATCTTCTTAGTCATGAATATATTGCCCTTCGAATTTGAGGTGTGTGTATGTCTACAGTAATGTTTATATGCTTCTATTTGTACACAAAAATCAACTGCATATTTCAAGAATTCTGATTTTCACTCTGAGCTTAACTTGGACCTTTTTCAAGAATTCTGTCGAATGTTTCAATAACTCAGTTTTGCCTCGTGCACAACTTCTTCTTTATACTGGCCTGATTAATCTTCAACTCCTCAGGTTTTTGCATATGCAATGATTAGTGCTGGGGCCGCTGCATCCGGGGTCACCAACCTGAACCGCACAGGAATTCAACACACAGCTTTGCCGAATTTCTGCAAGCCTTTAAATTACTTTTGTAACCATGTTGCGGTCTCTATAGCCTTCGCTTTCATCAGTTGCTTGTTGCTCGCTGCGTTAGCTGTTCAGGAGGTCATCTGGCTCTCCAAGTCCAAGTATTGAAGTTTGTTTATGGATGCTTACTGGGTTTGTACACCTGTAGGAAATACTGCTGGCTCTATTTATTTTGGTGATCTTCTAGTTCTTCAGTGGAAATTTTGTAGTCTATCATATTTACAGTTGCCTTTGTAAAGAGCAAGATGGGTGTAACTTTTACTCGCACCATATCCAAGTTCAGCGACCTATGATCAGATTGTTCAATCTTTATCTGCTAATGGGactggtatatatatatatgtgcaaTGTAGTAATTGGTTCTAGCAAGCCCCTGGTTTTTGATTGCTGAAATCTCAATTATTAACAGTAATAATTGGTAAAAGGCCTCGGAATTATATTCATATCAATTAGTTGAATGACTAATCTTTCTACCCATGTCTTTGCCATTTTAATAGCATTAGCACTCTTCAACTTCTTTGGACCAGCTTCTTTGACATTCATTTGTAGagttaaatttaagaaatgcTGCCGTGCTTTGTGAAGAATAATTGAATTGGAAGATAGCTGGATGGCATGGCATAATCATTGAGTTTGCTGTTGGCAATCTCAACATGCTAAAATAATATTGgcttgtcttttcttttctcaaccATTTGTCTAAAAGACTTGTCGTTTGACATCCTCCACTTTTTGTCTTCTCAAATGGGACTGCTCGAGGAAGCATAGCGTAAATAACTTGTTACTTTAAATCAAACCCGTTTGCCTGCTTGAATTCTCCAGCTATCAAACGACGTATCGTTCTTCAACCACGAGTCGTCAAGCTAGTTGAAGCCGATTGTCGTTCAATCCAATTTGCGGAACGATGCGTTTTAAGCTGCGCCTCCATTTCTTCTGTAAACAAACACAACCGGCTCTCTCTGTCTCTATCTCTATCTACAAGCTCCAAAAACAATAATCTTTCTCCGAAATTACAATTTGATTCAATTCGATAAATGCAAGAGCTATTCTCCTACTGCTATCATACTTGCACCCTCTCCACAATGTaagtttctcttttttatactgtctctttaaattcttttaactcATCTTTATTACATTTTCATTATCATGGCCAGCCATTTTCCTTTTAGCTCTTCACTTTATCCGAAAACCCACAATCATAATCCCCGTAAGTTTCTGCTGAGGCACCCAACTTTCCCTTCCATTTCATGTCAAAAACAAAACCCAATTCTTGAAAACGACAATGAAACCACTAAAACATATGCAGATAGTAGGAAAACCCATTTCAATTTTCTGACTTTACCCATAACTCTCACTGTAATCTCCACT is a genomic window containing:
- the LOC8273801 gene encoding CASP-like protein 3A1, whose amino-acid sequence is MMTNGQKIEVAVQLPESKVAATENNETMSGPLVVGGGVAKPFGRKADVMHVILRLLCTITSVTAVSFMVTAHQSSTVSIYGFMLPVRSKWSFSHSFEYLVGVSAAVAAHSLLQLLISMSRLLRKSPVIPSRSHAWLIFAGDQVFAYAMISAGAAASGVTNLNRTGIQHTALPNFCKPLNYFCNHVAVSIAFAFISCLLLAALAVQEVIWLSKSKY